From the genome of Pseudarthrobacter sp. NIBRBAC000502772:
CGAGGGACCACGCGGCACCAAGCGGTGTCCACGACAAGGTGCCGGCCAACTCCGGCAGGAAACCCGTCGAGGCGGAAACACCCCGGCCCACACCGGCGACGATCGGGCCCATCAGGACCAGCGGGACCATAAATGCGATGGCGCTGACATCCTTGAACCGGCGCGACGACGCCAGGCTCGCGGTTGCCGTGGTCACCACCCGGGAGAGCACGATGCAGCTCAGGACTCCCACGGCGGCACCCACCAGGGCCGCAATGGCCGGAAGGGGGCCACGGGCCCAGGTCCACACGGTGGCGAGCGCCACGAGCGCCGTAGCGATGCCGGGAATGCCGATCAGCCCGCCAAGGGCCAGCCCCGTCAGGAGCTGCCGCATGGGAATGGCGGAGGTGGTGAAACGCGCAGGGTCCAATGTCAGGTCCACAGCGGATGCTGCCACGGGGACGATGCCCCAGCCCAGGAGGGCCGCAGAACCGCCGAGCACCACCGCCGTCTGCGCCAGTTCAGGGTCCGCGCGGCGCAAGAGGACCAGGGCCACGACCAGTGCCCCCACGACGCCAAGCGCGTACAGCCCGCCGAACGCCAGGCCGACGAGCTGCCAGGGGCTGCGGCGAAGGCCGTTCCGCAGCAGGGTCAGTTTGAGCCTTAGGAGGTGCGCAACCATTCCAGGCCTTCCGTGTGGTTGCGCCCGCCGACCAGCTGGACAAACCTTTGTTCCAGCGTTGCGCCCGCCCGGACTTCGTCCACGGTCCCGGTGGCGAGGAGCCTGCCGGCCGCCACCACGGCGACGTGGTCACACATGCGCTGGACCAGGTCCATAACGTGGCTCGAGACGATCACCGTCCCGCCGGAGGCTACATAACTGTCCAGGATGGACCGGATGTTGGCCGCCGAGACGGGATCCACGGACTCGAAGGGTTCATCGAGCACCAGCAGCCGCGGGGCGTGGATCAGGGCGGAGGCGAGGGCGATCTTTTTTGTCATGCCGGCCGAATAGTCCACCACGAGGGTCCCGGCGTCCTCGTAGAGGTCCAGGGCAGACAACAGCTCCCCCACGCGGGAGGCCACCACGTCTTTGTCCATGCCACGCAACAGCCCCGCGTACGTGACCAGCTGTTCGCCGGTCAGGCGGTCAAAGAGGCGGACACCGTCAGGGAGGATGCCCATCAGCTTCTTGGCCTCCAGCGGCCGGGCCCAGACGTCCACCCCATGGACAACGGCTGTGCCGAAGTCGGGCCGCAGCAGGCCGGTGGCCATGGACAGCGTGGTGGTCTTGCCGGCGCCGTTGGGGCCCACGATGCCAAAGAATGAACCTGCCGGGACGTCGAGGCTGATGCCGTCCACGGCGATTTTTCCGCCGAAACGCTTGGCGAGGCCGCGGATGGAGAGGGCAGGAACGGGCCCGGCGTGCACCACCGGATCGGGGTGGGGATCAGGATGCGCAGCAGTCATGATGCCAGCCTAGACCCAGGGCCCTGCCGAGGGGGTCCTCCCGCGGGAGTAGTGCCAAAGGCGTAGGGAACCCTAGAACGAATGCCGCGGCATGGCCCGTTCGTACTGCGGTGCCCAGGGGAGGTCGTGCCCCAATTCAAATGCCGCCCGGAGCCACCAGTGCGGATCCCGGAGCGCGGCCCGGGCAATAAACACGCCGTCGGCCTGCCCGGTGGCCACGGCATGCTCGGCCTGGCCTGCGGAAGTCAGCAGGCCCACGGTGCCTGTGTGGACACCGGCTTCCCGGCGGATGCGTGCGGAGAACTCCGTCTGGTAGCCCGGACCCGGCCTGATGTCCTGATGGGCCACGGCCCCGCCGCTGGAGACGTCGATGAGGTCCACTCCGTGCTCCGCCGCCTGGGCGGCCAGCCGGACCGAAGCCTGGACATCGACGCCTCCCGGCGCCCAGTCGGTGGCTGAAATCCGCAGCAGCAGGGGCATGGATTCGGGGATGACGTTGCGGACGGCATCAACGACGGCGAGCATCAGCCGGTTCCGTCCGGCCTCATCCCCGCCCCAGGAATCGGTCCGGGTATTGATCAGCGGGCTTTGGAACTGGTGCAGGAGGTAGCCGTGCGCGCCATGGATCTCCACGGTGTCGAAGCCGGCGTCCACGGCACGCGTTGCGGCGGCCGCGAAATCGGAAATGACGTCCTGGATCTGCGCCCCGGTCATCGCGGCGGGTTCGGCAAGACCGTCGAAGGCAAGCAGTGACGGCCCCACCGTGGGCCAGCCGCCGTCGGACTCCGGGACGCTCCCCCGCTGCCCGGCGAACGGCCAGTAGGTGGACGCTTTCCGGCCGGCGTGGGCAAGCTGGGCGCCGATCTTCGCTTCCGCGGCACCGTGCCGGTGCACAAAGGACGTGATCCGCTGCCAGGCCTCTGCCTGTTCGTCGTTGTACAGCCCGGCGTCGCGGGGGCTGATCCTGCCGGCCGCGTTCACGGCAGCCGCCTCGGTGAGGATCAACGCCGCGCCGCCCGCGGCGAAGGAGCCCAGGTGCATCAGATGCCAGTCGTTCGGAACCCCCGGGGCGCCGTCGGGACCGCAACTGTACTGGCACATGGGTGATACCCAGCCGCGGTGCGTGAGCTCCAGGGAGCGGAGCTTGAGCGGCTGGAACAGGGCCGGCACTAGAACAGGACCCTGGCGAGTCCTTGGCGTGCCTTGGCAACACGGGGGTCGGACGTGCCCACCACGTCAAAGAGCTCCAGGAGGCGTACGCGGGCGGTCTCCCGTTCCGGGCCGAAGTTCCGGCCGATGAAGCTGACCACGCGGTTCAGCGCGTCCTCCACGTGGCCACCGGACACGTCCAGGTCCGCCACGCCCAGCTGGGCGGCCAGATTGTCAGGTTCGTTGGCGGCGAGGGTACGCAAGGCTTCCGAGTCCTCGGCGGAGAGCGGATGGAGCCGGGCCATCAGCTCCACCTGGGCCAGGCCGGCCTTGGCCTCGGCGTCGGCGGGCATTTCCAGCAGGGCCTGCCGGTAGGCCACGGCCGCGGCCTCAAAGTCGCCCGCCTCAATGGCGTCGAACGCGGCCTGGTGCAGCGGCGGAAGAGGTGCTGGTTCAGTCTCCATGGGCGCACTGCCCCCGCCGAGGCTGCCCGTAACCCCATTGGCGGCCGCGACTTTCAGCAGCTCATCCAAGAGGGGCCGGATCTGGGATTCGTCGGCGCCGCCTTGGAAGAGCGGTACGGGCTGGCCTTTGAGGACGGCAACGGCCGTGGGTACGGCCTGGACCTGGAAGGCCTGTGCCAGCTGCGGGAAGGCTTCGATGTCCGCCGCCCCCAAGACCAGGCGGCCGCCGTAGCTGTTGATGACACGCTCCAGCGAGTCGAGCATCGCGGCGGATTCCGGCGAGTACGCGGCCCACAGCGCGAAGACCACCGGAACCTGGGCGGAAAGCTCCACGAGTTCCTGGAAATTGCCTTCGGTGACAGTGACCCGCAGCGGTGCCGCGCCGTCGTCGGGCGTTACCGCACCGGCTTCTGCGCTGGCACCCGCATCCCCGGAAACAGGGGGAATGCCGGGAGCCGCAGGCGGCGCCTGGCGCTGTTTCAGGGATGAAAGGTCGACGGCGCCACGCAGGTTAAGCAGGCTGGCAGCGGCTGGAGGGACTGGGCGGGAAGCTGGCGAACTCATGCTTTCCACTCTAGCCACTCCGGCCGCTGCCGGGGGTACTGCATCTGGGACTGGACCCTGCGGGCCTATTTGAAGCTTGCGCCTACCAGCCCGCGCGTTGCGGCCACCAGCTTGATGGGATCCGTAGAACCTGCCGGCGGAACGTAGACCGCCATTGATTCAGCAAAGTCCAGGACCATGCCGGTGGTGGTTTCCTTGCCGCCGGCGAGCGCGGCTGCGTCGTCGCCGATGGTGAGCTTGTCACCGGAGGCCTTGGGCGTGCCATCAAAGCCGAAGTTGATCCGGCCCAGCACCAGCGCCCCGCCGTCGGCCGTCCGGAACACCACAGTGCTTTCCGGTACTACCTTGTGGGTGAAGGTGAAGTTGCCGTTTTCGCCGGACTTGACTACCTCGGCCTGGTAGGAGAGCGTATCGGCGATGTACGGCGAGGATGCGCCTTCCACCAGCTTGTCCTTGAAGCTCGACTCCGAATTCGTCAGGCGGTCGGCCAGCCCGGCCAGGGCTTCTTCGCCGCTGTACAGCAGGCCGGATTTGTCGTTGGC
Proteins encoded in this window:
- a CDS encoding ABC transporter ATP-binding protein, which translates into the protein MTAAHPDPHPDPVVHAGPVPALSIRGLAKRFGGKIAVDGISLDVPAGSFFGIVGPNGAGKTTTLSMATGLLRPDFGTAVVHGVDVWARPLEAKKLMGILPDGVRLFDRLTGEQLVTYAGLLRGMDKDVVASRVGELLSALDLYEDAGTLVVDYSAGMTKKIALASALIHAPRLLVLDEPFESVDPVSAANIRSILDSYVASGGTVIVSSHVMDLVQRMCDHVAVVAAGRLLATGTVDEVRAGATLEQRFVQLVGGRNHTEGLEWLRTS
- a CDS encoding NADH:flavin oxidoreductase/NADH oxidase, which encodes MPALFQPLKLRSLELTHRGWVSPMCQYSCGPDGAPGVPNDWHLMHLGSFAAGGAALILTEAAAVNAAGRISPRDAGLYNDEQAEAWQRITSFVHRHGAAEAKIGAQLAHAGRKASTYWPFAGQRGSVPESDGGWPTVGPSLLAFDGLAEPAAMTGAQIQDVISDFAAAATRAVDAGFDTVEIHGAHGYLLHQFQSPLINTRTDSWGGDEAGRNRLMLAVVDAVRNVIPESMPLLLRISATDWAPGGVDVQASVRLAAQAAEHGVDLIDVSSGGAVAHQDIRPGPGYQTEFSARIRREAGVHTGTVGLLTSAGQAEHAVATGQADGVFIARAALRDPHWWLRAAFELGHDLPWAPQYERAMPRHSF
- a CDS encoding tetratricopeptide repeat protein, with translation MSSPASRPVPPAAASLLNLRGAVDLSSLKQRQAPPAAPGIPPVSGDAGASAEAGAVTPDDGAAPLRVTVTEGNFQELVELSAQVPVVFALWAAYSPESAAMLDSLERVINSYGGRLVLGAADIEAFPQLAQAFQVQAVPTAVAVLKGQPVPLFQGGADESQIRPLLDELLKVAAANGVTGSLGGGSAPMETEPAPLPPLHQAAFDAIEAGDFEAAAVAYRQALLEMPADAEAKAGLAQVELMARLHPLSAEDSEALRTLAANEPDNLAAQLGVADLDVSGGHVEDALNRVVSFIGRNFGPERETARVRLLELFDVVGTSDPRVAKARQGLARVLF